In one Oryza glaberrima chromosome 2, OglaRS2, whole genome shotgun sequence genomic region, the following are encoded:
- the LOC127763429 gene encoding L-type lectin-domain containing receptor kinase SIT2-like — MQHMVKPVCILCLQCSLLYGVHLAAAVAAAGDGNGGDQFAYSGFAGVKDLTLDGTAMVTPDGLLELTNGKPQVKGHAFHPTPLRFEESSSPEGGEKKAAVRSFSASFVFGIVTASPGVGGHGIALVITPTKDLSTGLASTYLGFLNRSSNGDNRNHIFAVELDTIQSPEFSDIDDNHVGIDINSLVSSNASDAGYYDDNTGEFKSLTLVSGKAMQVWVDYDDDATQIDVRLAPVGIKKPMKPLVSTRFNLSTVITNEAYVGFSASIGTMTSQHYVLGWSFGVGTQAPTIDMDKLPKLPGRRSKKSYPPKTMVIALPIVSVVLVIVVAAGVFLLIKRKFQRYVELREDWELEFGAHRLSYKDLLQATERFKNKNLLGIGGFGRVYKGVLPTSSSEVAVKRVSHDSRQGIKEFVAEVASIGRLRHRNLVQLLGYCRLKEELLLVYDYMPNGSLDKYLYSHDDKPTLNWAQRFQIIKGIASGLLYLHEEWEQIVIHRDIKPSNVLLDNDMNGRLGDFGLARLYNRDTELQTTVVAGTFGYMAPELALTGKASPLTDVFAFGAFLLEVTSGRRPVEQDIEGHRLLLTDWVFENCSKEQILAVIDPRLNGNINISEASLVLKLGLLCSHPMSNVRPTMRQVVQYLNGDMPLPEMSPMRFTFSLSALMQNQGFDSSLKSLGTISNLSIGR; from the coding sequence ATGCAGCATATGGTTAAGCCAGTTTGCATATTGTGTCTACAGTGTAGCCTCCTCTATGGCGTTCATCTTGCAGCAGCCGTTGCTGCTGCCGGTGACGGCAACGGCGGGGACCAGTTTGCCTACTCCGGCTTTGCCGGAGTGAAGGACCTCACCCTCGACGGCACGGCCATGGTCACACCAGATGGCCTACTCGAGCTGACCAATGGCAAGCCGCAGGTTAAAGGCCACGCATTCCATCCGACGCCGCTGCGCTTCGAGGAGTCGTCGTCACCAGAAGGCGGGGAGAAGAAGGCAGCAGTGCGGTCTTTCTCGGCGTCCTTTGTGTTCGGCATCGTCACTGCCTCCCCTGGTGTCGGCGGCCATGGCATCGCCCTCGTCATCACCCCAACCAAGGACCTCTCCACCGGGCTCGCCAGCACATACCTGGGATTCCTCAACAGATCAAGCAACGGCGACAACAGAAATCATATCTTCGCGGTTGAGCTTGATACCATCCAGAGCCCCGAATTCTCCGACATCGACGACAACCACGTCGGCATCGACATCAATAGCCTTGTGTCTTCAAATGCCTCTGATGCCGGCTACTATGATGACAACACCGGTGAGTTCAAGAGTCTAACACTGGTTAGTGGGAAAGCCATGCAAGTATGGGTGGACTATGACGACGATGCTACACAGATTGACGTGAGGCTTGCTCCGGTAGGAATCAAGAAGCCCATGAAGCCATTGGTCTCTACGAGATTCAACCTCTCAACAGTGATCACCAATGAAGCATATGTGGGCTTCTCAGCGTCGATAGGCACAATGACCTCGCAACACTACGTGCTCGGCTGGAGCTTCGGTGTGGGCACGCAAGCTCCGACCATTGACATGGACAAGCTTCCCAAGTTACCTGGCAGAAGAAGCAAGAAGTCTTATCCGCCCAAGACCATGGTGATAGCTCTACCAATAGTCTCGGTGGTGCTTGTGATTGTCGTTGCTGCTGGTGTTTTTCTACTGATTAAGAGGAAGTTTCAGAGATATGTCGAACTGCGTGAAGATTGGGAGCTTGAGTTTGGAGCACATAGACTGTCATACAAGGATTTGCTTCAGGCAACAGAACGGTTCAAGAACAAGAACTTGCTTGGAATTGGAGGGTTCGGGAGGGTGTACAAAGGAGTGCTTCCTACTTCTAGTTCGGAGGTTGCTGTGAAGAGGGTATCACACGACTCAAGGCAAGGAATAAAGGAGTTTGTTGCTGAGGTAGCAAGCATTGGTCGCCTCCGGCACCGCAACCTCGTACAACTGCTTGGTTACTGTCGGCTCAAAGAAGAACTTCTTTTGGTCTACGACTATATGCCAAATGGTAGTCTCGACAAATATCTGTACAGCCATGATGACAAGCCTACTCTAAATTGGGCTCAAAGGTTCCAGATTATAAAAGGTATTGCATCTGGCTTGCTTTATCTTCACGAGGAGTGGGAGCAAATTGTTATCCATCGGGACATCAAACCAAGCAATGTGCTCCTTGACAACGACATGAATGGACGGCTAGGTGATTTCGGGCTTGCAAGGCTCTACAACCGTGACACCGAGCTACAAACAACAGTTGTTGCAGGTACCTTTGGTTATATGGCCCCCGAATTAGCACTAACCGGGAAGGCATCCCCTCTTACCGACGTGTTCGCCTTTGGCGCATTTCTCCTTGAGGTCACCAGTGGGCGAAGGCCTGTCGAGCAAGACATCGAAGGGCATCGACTCCTGCTGACGGACTGGGTGTTTGAGAATTGCAGCAAGGAACAGATCCTTGCTGTTATTGACCCAAGACTTAACGGCAACATTAACATTAGTGAAGCAAGTTTAGTATTGAAGTTAGGGCTCTTGTGCTCTCACCCAATGTCTAATGTAAGGCCAACCATGCGACAAGTTGTGCAGTACCTCAACGGAGATATGCCCCTCCCAGAGATGTCACCAATGCGCTTTACTTTCAGCCTGTCAGCACTCATGCAGAACCAAGGGTTTGACTCGTCGTTGAAGAGTTTAGGCACGATTAGTAATCTTTCAATTGGGAGATGA